In Sesamum indicum cultivar Zhongzhi No. 13 linkage group LG8, S_indicum_v1.0, whole genome shotgun sequence, the sequence CGAGCGCATCTCTTTCGTGTTCGGCTCGAATCTCCCGCGGTCGGTCCTCCCGCGATCGTGTATATAACGCCCTTGGTGGGAGCGTTGTTGCCGCCCATCGGGGCCCTGTCGGTTTTTGATGGGCCAGGGTTTCTGTCGCGATCACGACTTCTCGATCTGCTCCTCCATCCTTCCCCACCGATTTTACAATTTGGGGGCACGCGATCTCGGAAATGCCCCTGCCTAACAAGCCTTTCAATCTCATCCTTCAGCTGATAGCATTCCTCTGTATTGTGTCCCCTCTCCCGGTGGAAACGGCAGTATTTGTTAGAAGTTTTCTTGGAGGGGGTGTATCTCGTGTGTCTTGGCCACTTCAGCACATCGGTATTCTCTACTATCATCAGGGCCTTCTCTCGAGACATGGCTAAAGGAGTGTAATTGTGGTACTTCGGAATATACTTGGGTTTCTTCCGTTTCTCTGTTTTAGGCTTGTCATTTCCTCCTCCCTTGCCCTCTTGAGGTCGCCTAGGGATGTACTCTCGCTCCCTTCATTCTGAGTCTTTCATCGCGTTCATCTCCTCTTCGTCGATATATTTCTGTGCTAGCGCCATCAATTGCTCAACATCGACGGGCGGATCTCGTGCGAGGGCGGATGCGAAGGAGCTCTTCCTGAGCCCGTGAATGAGGATGCTCACGAGCATGTCAATCCTTAACTCTTGCACCTCCAGGGTTTCGTTGTTGAACCGGcccatgaaatttttcaaagtttcaTCCTCTCTCTGCCGGATATTGAAGAGATGTGTGGCGGACCTCTTCTGCTTCTTCTTGCTCGCAAAATGGAAGTTGAACTTTTGTACGAGCTGCTCGTAGGATTCAATGCTTGCTCGAGGCAGGTTTGTGAACCACTCTTGAGCTTTCCCCGTGAGTGTGGTCGCAAACAGTTTTGCCATTATTGGGGCTGATTGTCCGTAAAGGTTCATTATCATTTCAAAGGCAGCCACATGCTCCTGCGGGTCTCTCATCCCATCATATCTCCTCAGGTCGGGGACCCTGAACCCTGGCTCGACTGTTTGAATGAGGATGTCGTTACAGAAAGgggaatttttgttttgcgAGACGATCTCCCCTCGCTTCTTCAACTCGTCGATCTGCTTATTCAAGTTGTGTATCTGTTTGCCTACACTTTCTACTTCGGCCCGGGATATCACCGGCTCCCTTCTTTTCGCGCGTCCGTGGCTGCTAGAACCTGCCTTTTCGCGCGTCCGTGGCTGCTAGAACCTGCATCGGACGACGCCGGTCGCTTGCTGCAATGTTCTTGTTCACCTTGCACCCTTGATTCTCTTAATGGTTCCACATTTTCGAATAACTGCCTTCTAGCAGTTTCCTTGACCAGGGGGGTCGCTGTTCTCCTTTCGTATTCCACAATTGCTTTTCGGCTTGCCTCCTCTATCATTCTTTGCAACTCGTCAGGAGTGATTTGAATGGTGGCACCTGTTCCCTTCCTGGGCGTCTCCTCTTCCGCATCATTTCTCCTCGATGAACCTTCCATAATAAAGAATTCTAAGATGTTCCaacagacggcgccaactgatccgggtcgaattattcGATCTCCTGTGACGATCTCACCGTTGAAGGATTAACTCTTCCGAACCAGATTTTTGGGTCTCCTGAGAATAaaaacacgaaccgtgagctcgtcgggcacgtccccgacaatgaccctccgacgctcaagttaggttgatcgagtgAAATGTATgcgatctcaaagttcgatctcaattaatgcataacagttacctcatttatggcgtatcggggtctatttatagtacACAGTTGTACGGCAAATActaggccacgtggccttatcttgCTGGTTCACATTCTGATCGAACGGTcgtcattgtccgggtcttccgTTAGTCTATGCgacccgggtcgggtcctctgCGACCCGCCCGCTGCAAAACACGCGGATCCTGGTCGCGGAAATGACcataatgcccttaatgaagggcgtTTCAGTCTTTTTATAGAGGTGATATATGTATACCCATCAGGTGGTGAGGAGGGAAATGATATAGATAtaagatgtatatataaaaaagttttaagtATCTAGAAAAGTTGTATATTTTGTGAtgtgaatatttttgttgtattatagggtaattttgtcaattacacattttatcccttataaaaataaacacaatataaaatcaaatacaaagtaaataagCTATTAAACTATCATCTTTCTgaataatctaaaattaattatgaaaaatccgaaaaaattaaaaaaaaaccctgaATTGGAGATTGGGTCCtcttatttctatatatatatatttgaaaatacattattatataaaagcaaattgtaattatgaatAGTTGTGATTGTGAGGCCTTATATTTAGATGTTTATGAGGGGATGAAGACTGAATCAAAGTAAGAGATAGCAATAATTAAGGGGGTGAGGGGGAATAGGAGAATAGGGAACCGCAAATGCTATAAATACCTGCACTTCTCACCAGAGCAATTAAtacttttgtgttttgatagATATACAAACCGGTTTGTTAATTTGTGTTTGAATATGGATAGTTCACAGGACATGAGCTACAAAGCTGGGCAGGCACAAGGCCAAGCACAGGAAAAGGGCAGCCAGATGATGGAGAAGGCTGGGAATGCTGCCCAATCTGCCAAGGAATCAATGCAGCAGGTTATCATCaacaactctctctctctctctctctggttTTGGTATTTCTAACATGCACTGGtgctcaaatatttttgtttaggctGGAGAGCAGATGCAGGCTAAGGCACAAGGTGCAGTTGATGCCGTCAAAGATGCAACCCGCATCAACAAATGAGACCTCATGCCATCCATtaccctcttttttttttaacttcttGTTGCTCATGTTTCGTTTAAGATCTTGGCTTCATGAATTGAAGTTCtatatttgatcaaataaatatattttgcccACATAATCTCGTCTCTCTACATCTCATTGCATTTACTTTTCACCATAAATGTCCTCAAAAACGTAtaactcaaatattataatttatgtaatatatatatgatctatGTTGTCActccaaaattttttatttaaaatgtaatttatttagatgCATTCAATAGTTGGACAATTTATATctaagaaattcaaaaacaataactatacattaaaataaataaatactacaactttttttttttcaagtattTTTGATACTATTGcagtaaattttataaacataaaattagaTCTATACCATTACCGatctattaa encodes:
- the LOC105167460 gene encoding stress-induced protein KIN2-like, which produces MDSSQDMSYKAGQAQGQAQEKGSQMMEKAGNAAQSAKESMQQAGEQMQAKAQGAVDAVKDATRINK